The proteins below come from a single Methanothrix thermoacetophila PT genomic window:
- a CDS encoding ATP-binding cassette domain-containing protein yields MLEVEGVCKTYDVKGRKILALKDVSFSANEGEILGIVGKSGGGKSTLMRILRGIEDFDAGRIVIDGLEITPESGEDVRMQQRRITAIHLQREFGLWTESAIKNVVRRVYSRETGYEALPIPEDARYDEYYEEAKGFLELVGLGHKANHLATILSGGEKQRLLIARQLAKKPKLLLLDEPATMACPKTKQEVLDTIKRVNEELGLTTLVVSHLPEIHRYLADRLIWLDGGSIRTIGEPSNVLKMFLSKIGPAVPLPPRPEPPEPEILVRRLFKRNYLVGTGEVLRISNLRLNINRGETTAIIGSSGAGKTTLLTMIEGLRMPDDGHIYYRHEDGWVDITTYSPTRMEIRRRLGIMYQEFALMPHETILEQIAYKLGVKGQHVIEYAREVAAEIGISDRVLDMLYTLTDMREDEAKAVLERLGIGRDVLSELFPKFPDTEARRFAEPVFRIMDLDTSILDKYPEQLSGGESVRASLAILLAANPSILILDEPFGDIDPITLRDVANAMKRIQARYGTTIIIVSHHVDLVKEVAHRAILFDNGEIVADGDPKEVCDIFVERCGAEYLREH; encoded by the coding sequence ATGCTTGAGGTCGAGGGAGTCTGCAAGACTTACGATGTAAAGGGGCGGAAGATTCTCGCTCTGAAGGATGTCAGCTTCAGCGCAAATGAGGGTGAGATCCTCGGGATCGTCGGGAAGAGCGGCGGTGGCAAGAGCACCCTCATGAGGATACTCAGAGGCATAGAGGATTTCGATGCTGGCAGGATCGTCATAGACGGCCTCGAGATCACCCCTGAGTCCGGTGAGGACGTCAGGATGCAGCAGCGGAGGATAACGGCGATACACCTCCAGCGTGAGTTCGGTCTGTGGACGGAGTCCGCGATAAAGAATGTCGTGAGGCGAGTGTATTCCAGAGAAACGGGCTACGAGGCTCTTCCCATACCTGAGGATGCGAGATACGACGAGTACTACGAGGAGGCGAAGGGTTTCCTGGAGCTCGTCGGTCTGGGGCACAAGGCAAACCATCTCGCAACGATACTGAGCGGCGGGGAGAAGCAGAGGCTGCTGATAGCGAGACAGCTCGCCAAAAAGCCCAAGCTGCTTCTGCTTGATGAGCCTGCCACAATGGCATGCCCGAAAACGAAACAGGAGGTCCTTGATACAATAAAGAGGGTCAACGAGGAGCTCGGCCTGACAACGCTTGTTGTATCACATCTCCCTGAGATACATAGGTACCTCGCAGATCGCCTGATCTGGCTGGACGGTGGATCGATCAGGACGATCGGCGAACCATCCAATGTGCTCAAGATGTTCCTATCCAAGATCGGTCCGGCCGTGCCTCTTCCGCCAAGGCCTGAGCCGCCTGAGCCGGAGATACTGGTGAGACGGCTCTTCAAGAGAAATTATCTCGTTGGAACGGGTGAGGTCCTCAGGATCTCCAATCTGAGGCTGAACATAAACCGGGGGGAGACGACTGCCATAATAGGATCGAGCGGCGCGGGCAAGACCACACTGCTCACGATGATCGAGGGCCTCAGGATGCCGGATGATGGGCATATCTATTACAGACATGAGGATGGGTGGGTCGACATAACCACATACTCGCCCACCAGGATGGAGATCAGGAGAAGGCTAGGCATAATGTACCAGGAGTTCGCCCTGATGCCCCACGAGACGATCCTGGAGCAGATAGCGTATAAGCTTGGAGTCAAGGGGCAGCATGTGATCGAGTACGCCAGGGAGGTTGCAGCTGAGATAGGGATAAGCGATCGTGTTCTTGACATGCTCTACACGCTCACAGATATGCGTGAGGATGAGGCCAAGGCGGTTCTCGAGAGGCTGGGCATTGGGAGAGATGTTCTCTCAGAGCTCTTCCCGAAGTTTCCAGATACAGAGGCGAGGAGGTTCGCGGAGCCTGTGTTCAGGATAATGGACCTCGACACCTCCATCCTCGACAAGTACCCTGAGCAGCTCAGCGGTGGGGAGAGCGTCAGGGCGTCGCTCGCGATACTGCTCGCTGCAAATCCTAGCATACTGATACTGGACGAGCCCTTCGGTGATATAGATCCGATCACTCTCAGAGACGTGGCGAACGCCATGAAGAGGATCCAGGCGAGGTACGGCACGACCATCATCATCGTCAGCCATCATGTGGACCTCGTGAAGGAGGTCGCCCACCGCGCGATCCTGTTCGATAACGGGGAGATAGTCGCGGATGGGGATCCTAAAGAGGTTTGCGACATCTTCGTTGAGAGATGCGGCGCGGAGTACCTGAGGGAGCACTGA
- the metG gene encoding methionine--tRNA ligase — MPTDNDPILVTCGLPYANGPAHIGHLRTYVPADIFVRALRRMGHDVLFICGSDAHGTPIVVNAESRGMSPRELVEFYHKHFEDVFRSINVRFDYFGCTDDPSNHHRTQEIVRALMERGHVYPKEIELAYCPRCERFLPDRYVEGICPYCGVPARGDECDQGCGRHLEPGEIKDAVCKVCGTRAEYRKQTHYFFRLSAFREFLLDYLQRLGGTASARNYALEWVRQELKDWCITRNMSWGVKFPGSEDLVVYVWVDAPIGYISFTEEWCKAHGVPWERYWRGKSRIIHFIGGDIVYHHCIFWPAMLEGAGYTLPSDVVASGMLKIDDKKFSKSRGYVVWVKDDYLDQGLEPDYLRYYLASYTSHTKEVNFSWKILQEKVNTELVGAFGNFLNRAVTFAVKNFDGKVPEGELDPEVMKRIEMSVGDVSSSLMEYEFKRASDAVLSLADYANTYFQSHEPWKLIRSDRRAAGSVLRNCLQMVKAMIILMEPFMPSRMAVAWKQLGMESLDDIQFRDAVQPIPEGHPLGTPKILFSRIEDSTVKRLEEIFRERVRRAEGAGEKVKEKPVIPFDQFKALDLRVGTVLEAERIKGSDKLLRLIVDIGEKRQIVAGIAKMYKPEELVGRQVVVVANLEPVKIFGVESRGMLLAADINGDAVLLKPDKEVPAGCGIR; from the coding sequence TTGCCCACAGATAACGATCCCATTCTGGTCACATGTGGTCTGCCATATGCAAACGGCCCGGCCCACATAGGACATCTGAGAACGTATGTTCCTGCGGATATATTCGTGAGAGCTCTGAGGAGGATGGGACACGATGTCCTCTTCATATGCGGATCAGATGCACATGGCACTCCTATCGTGGTCAATGCCGAGTCGAGGGGAATGAGCCCCAGGGAGCTTGTGGAGTTCTACCACAAGCACTTCGAGGATGTCTTCAGGAGCATCAACGTCAGGTTCGACTACTTCGGATGCACAGATGATCCATCGAATCATCACAGAACTCAGGAGATCGTGAGGGCTCTGATGGAGAGAGGTCATGTTTACCCCAAGGAGATCGAGCTGGCGTACTGCCCGAGATGCGAGCGGTTCCTCCCTGATAGATACGTTGAGGGAATATGCCCGTACTGTGGTGTGCCTGCGAGAGGGGATGAGTGCGATCAGGGCTGCGGAAGACACCTGGAGCCTGGAGAGATAAAGGACGCGGTATGCAAGGTCTGTGGCACCAGGGCGGAGTACAGGAAGCAGACGCACTACTTCTTCAGGCTCTCCGCATTCAGGGAATTCCTTCTCGATTACCTCCAGAGGCTGGGCGGTACTGCCAGTGCAAGGAACTACGCGCTTGAATGGGTCCGGCAGGAGCTCAAGGACTGGTGCATAACAAGAAACATGAGCTGGGGAGTCAAATTTCCTGGAAGCGAGGATCTCGTCGTTTACGTCTGGGTCGATGCGCCCATCGGCTACATCTCATTCACAGAGGAGTGGTGTAAAGCGCACGGTGTGCCCTGGGAGAGGTACTGGCGCGGGAAGAGCCGCATAATCCACTTCATAGGCGGGGATATAGTCTACCATCACTGCATATTCTGGCCAGCCATGCTCGAAGGCGCTGGATACACGCTCCCAAGCGATGTCGTCGCGAGCGGCATGCTCAAGATCGACGACAAGAAGTTCTCGAAGAGCCGCGGATATGTCGTTTGGGTGAAGGACGATTATCTCGATCAGGGCCTTGAGCCTGATTATCTCAGGTACTACCTGGCAAGCTACACATCTCACACAAAGGAGGTGAACTTCTCCTGGAAGATCCTGCAGGAGAAGGTGAACACGGAGCTTGTGGGCGCCTTCGGCAATTTCCTGAACAGAGCTGTGACATTTGCTGTGAAGAACTTCGACGGAAAGGTACCGGAGGGTGAGCTGGACCCTGAGGTCATGAAGAGAATAGAGATGAGTGTCGGGGATGTATCCTCGTCACTTATGGAATATGAGTTCAAGAGGGCATCAGATGCGGTGCTATCACTCGCTGATTACGCGAACACATACTTCCAGTCGCATGAGCCGTGGAAGCTGATACGCTCTGATCGGAGAGCAGCTGGCTCTGTGCTCAGAAACTGCCTCCAGATGGTGAAGGCGATGATCATACTCATGGAGCCGTTCATGCCCTCCAGGATGGCGGTCGCCTGGAAGCAGCTCGGTATGGAGTCTCTTGATGATATACAGTTCAGAGATGCTGTTCAGCCCATACCGGAGGGTCATCCCCTTGGCACGCCCAAGATACTCTTCAGCAGAATCGAGGACTCGACTGTGAAGAGGCTTGAGGAGATCTTCAGGGAGCGCGTCCGCAGGGCTGAGGGTGCTGGAGAGAAGGTGAAGGAGAAGCCAGTGATACCGTTCGACCAGTTCAAGGCGCTTGATCTGAGGGTGGGCACAGTTCTTGAGGCAGAGAGGATAAAGGGATCTGATAAGCTCCTCAGGCTGATCGTCGACATAGGTGAAAAACGCCAGATTGTGGCGGGAATCGCGAAGATGTACAAACCCGAGGAGCTTGTGGGCAGGCAGGTGGTGGTCGTTGCAAACCTTGAGCCTGTAAAGATCTTCGGCGTGGAGTCGAGGGGGATGCTGCTTGCGGCAGACATAAATGGAGATGCTGTGCTCCTCAAGCCTGATAAAGAGGTTCCAGCCGGATGTGGAATCAGGTAA
- a CDS encoding TrmB family transcriptional regulator: MKKVPLPDPSDEQEEFSSILMDIGLRRNVAKVLTYLAGVDEATSRDIETNSDLRQPEVSIAMRELRELGWISERDEKNPGKGRPYRIYRLEKNIDEIINYLEDQKLQEIERTMRQIERLKELRNVEARGI, from the coding sequence TTGAAGAAGGTACCACTGCCCGACCCCAGTGACGAGCAGGAGGAGTTTTCTTCCATACTGATGGATATCGGGCTCCGGAGAAACGTTGCCAAGGTTCTCACATATCTCGCAGGGGTGGACGAGGCGACATCCAGGGATATAGAGACAAACTCCGATCTCAGGCAGCCGGAGGTGAGCATCGCCATGCGGGAGCTCCGGGAGCTTGGCTGGATCTCCGAGAGGGACGAGAAGAATCCTGGGAAGGGCAGGCCCTACAGGATATACAGGCTCGAGAAGAATATCGACGAGATCATAAACTATCTGGAGGACCAGAAGCTTCAGGAGATAGAGCGAACCATGCGCCAGATAGAGCGCCTCAAGGAGCTCAGGAATGTGGAGGCGCGTGGGATTTAG
- the ftsZ gene encoding cell division protein FtsZ: protein MKSIIDEALSRAEREGRAEPTSATDEDLVSILEGLTTVIRVIGCGGGGSNTIDRLSEAGIQGAELYAINTDAQHLLHINADRRFLIGRRTTRGLGAGSLPAIGEEAAQEDIEQIKAAVQGADMVFITCGLGGGTGTGASPVVAEAAREAGALTIAIVTLPFSAEGSIRMANAEAGLKRLRESADTVIVVPNDKLLEVAPNVPLQAAFKVADEVLMRSVKGITELITRPGLINLDFADVKTVMSHGGVAMIGLGEADGEERARDSVMRALRSPLLDVDVSGATSALVNVVGGPDMTIADAEMVVEEVYSRINPDARIIWGAQIDPELKGTIRTMLVVTGVSSPQILGRDEGRRVVSKHGIDFLSRRARY, encoded by the coding sequence ATGAAGTCCATAATCGACGAGGCTCTGAGCAGGGCCGAGCGGGAGGGAAGGGCTGAACCCACGAGCGCCACAGACGAGGATCTGGTCTCGATCCTAGAGGGGCTCACCACGGTCATAAGGGTGATAGGCTGCGGTGGAGGGGGATCCAACACAATAGACAGGTTATCGGAGGCGGGCATCCAGGGGGCTGAGCTTTATGCGATAAACACAGATGCTCAGCACCTTCTCCACATCAATGCGGATAGGAGGTTCCTGATAGGCAGGAGGACTACCAGAGGCCTGGGAGCTGGAAGTCTGCCGGCCATCGGGGAGGAGGCCGCCCAGGAGGATATCGAGCAGATAAAGGCAGCTGTCCAGGGGGCTGACATGGTATTCATCACATGCGGCCTTGGTGGGGGGACAGGCACAGGTGCGTCACCTGTGGTCGCTGAGGCTGCAAGGGAAGCTGGCGCCCTCACCATAGCGATAGTGACCCTTCCGTTCAGCGCAGAGGGCTCGATAAGGATGGCGAATGCCGAAGCAGGGCTGAAGAGGTTGAGGGAGTCCGCGGATACGGTCATTGTCGTTCCGAACGACAAGCTCCTGGAGGTCGCGCCAAACGTGCCGCTGCAGGCCGCATTCAAGGTGGCAGACGAGGTACTGATGAGATCTGTGAAGGGGATAACAGAGCTGATCACCAGGCCCGGGCTGATCAATCTCGACTTTGCGGATGTCAAGACGGTCATGTCTCATGGCGGCGTGGCGATGATAGGCCTCGGGGAGGCGGACGGCGAGGAGAGGGCAAGAGACTCCGTGATGAGGGCTCTGCGCAGCCCTCTGCTTGACGTGGATGTCTCCGGTGCGACCTCAGCGCTTGTCAATGTCGTTGGCGGGCCTGACATGACCATCGCGGATGCGGAGATGGTGGTGGAGGAGGTCTACAGCAGGATCAACCCCGATGCGAGGATCATATGGGGCGCTCAGATAGATCCTGAGCTCAAGGGCACGATAAGAACAATGCTTGTGGTGACCGGCGTCTCCTCCCCGCAGATACTCGGCAGGGACGAGGGGAGGCGCGTGGTATCGAAGCACGGGATCGACTTCCTGAGCAGGCGCGCACGGTACTGA
- a CDS encoding winged helix-turn-helix transcriptional regulator has product MAEKVTSELDMLKRHLIILKCVVENEPIGILKLAEETKIPSHKVRYSLRVLEQEGLIAASAPGAITTSATGPFLERLDEMIDEIVKTTLELKRIEMPRKRKEV; this is encoded by the coding sequence TTGGCAGAGAAGGTGACCAGCGAGCTTGATATGCTCAAGAGGCACCTGATAATACTGAAGTGCGTGGTGGAGAACGAGCCCATAGGCATTCTCAAGCTGGCTGAGGAGACGAAGATACCGAGCCACAAGGTGCGCTACTCTCTCAGGGTTCTCGAGCAGGAGGGGCTCATAGCTGCCTCTGCCCCGGGGGCGATCACCACTTCTGCGACCGGTCCGTTCCTGGAGAGGCTGGATGAGATGATAGATGAGATCGTGAAGACAACACTGGAGCTCAAACGCATCGAGATGCCGCGCAAGCGCAAGGAGGTGTGA
- the thiI gene encoding tRNA uracil 4-sulfurtransferase ThiI, whose product MRRLQPQGKTQLVLVRYGEVALKDSWTRSSWERILRANISHDLRAAGIDFRMTCEGGRIYVHTSDERAPSTISKVFGVVSVSPAYSVSPRMADISKLAVDIAMMRSPGSFAIRARRAGGEMPSGRIAVEVGAAVQRATGADVDLDNPDLEIFIEARPDRALVFTEIVRGVGGLPLGSQSRMLALISGGIDSPVAAWLIMRRGCPVALLHLDVSPYADSIEQVVRQAEVLQSWMSGRRLDLAIVRNARAIEMISSRYPRETCVLCRRLMYHISTLVMKRLRAKGIVTGYSLGQVASQTPENIMAEQVGIEAPVYHPLIAMDKTEIIELARRIGTYDISIGSQQCRAAPKKPVTRARLEEILRIEGELGLRDLAMELADGVEIVRIRR is encoded by the coding sequence CTGAGAAGGCTGCAGCCACAAGGTAAAACCCAGCTTGTTCTGGTTCGATATGGAGAGGTAGCTCTCAAGGACAGCTGGACCAGGTCGAGCTGGGAGCGTATCCTGAGGGCGAACATATCTCATGATCTTCGCGCGGCAGGTATAGACTTCAGGATGACATGTGAGGGCGGGAGGATATACGTCCACACCTCGGATGAAAGAGCGCCCTCCACGATCTCCAAAGTTTTTGGCGTGGTTTCGGTCAGCCCCGCCTACAGCGTGAGTCCCAGGATGGCTGATATCTCCAAGCTCGCTGTGGATATCGCAATGATGCGCTCGCCGGGGAGCTTTGCCATAAGGGCGAGGCGGGCTGGAGGTGAGATGCCCAGCGGGAGGATAGCCGTGGAGGTCGGAGCTGCGGTCCAGCGTGCCACCGGTGCCGATGTCGATCTTGATAATCCGGATCTTGAGATATTCATCGAGGCCCGCCCGGACAGGGCGCTGGTCTTCACAGAGATCGTGAGGGGCGTTGGAGGCCTCCCCCTGGGATCGCAGTCCAGGATGCTCGCGCTGATCTCCGGCGGCATAGACTCTCCAGTGGCGGCATGGCTTATCATGCGTCGCGGATGCCCTGTAGCGCTGCTCCACCTCGATGTCTCGCCATATGCTGACTCCATAGAGCAGGTGGTCAGACAGGCAGAGGTGCTTCAGAGCTGGATGTCTGGAAGGCGGCTCGATCTGGCGATCGTGCGCAATGCACGCGCGATCGAGATGATCTCATCAAGATACCCGAGGGAGACCTGCGTTCTGTGCAGGCGTCTGATGTACCACATCTCCACTCTCGTGATGAAGCGGCTGAGAGCAAAGGGCATCGTGACAGGATACTCCCTCGGGCAGGTGGCGTCCCAGACCCCTGAGAACATAATGGCAGAGCAGGTTGGGATCGAGGCGCCAGTGTACCATCCACTGATCGCGATGGACAAGACCGAGATCATCGAGCTGGCGCGCAGGATAGGCACATACGACATATCAATCGGATCACAGCAATGCCGGGCAGCGCCGAAGAAGCCTGTGACGAGGGCAAGGTTAGAGGAGATACTGAGAATCGAGGGGGAGCTTGGTCTGAGAGATCTCGCAATGGAGCTCGCTGACGGCGTGGAGATTGTAAGAATAAGGAGATAA
- a CDS encoding DUF5350 domain-containing protein, whose protein sequence is MGKTGSVVWQKIKGRKGQVRMVPSSEVAYKKPGPLHKYTSSGSRRRWMKRSEKAAATR, encoded by the coding sequence ATGGGAAAGACAGGAAGTGTAGTCTGGCAGAAGATAAAGGGCCGAAAGGGACAGGTCCGCATGGTACCGAGCTCAGAAGTAGCCTACAAGAAGCCTGGCCCCCTTCACAAGTACACGTCCAGCGGTTCCAGGCGCAGATGGATGAAGAGGTCTGAGAAGGCTGCAGCCACAAGGTAA
- a CDS encoding YkvA family protein: protein MDRFDKILEKDIEGYEGKHSDLVRYAPAFYRLMSRMLGDPELPRRMWKLVIAAIAYFILPSDIIPEESHGAEGYVDDIFLCAMVADQVRTATGSDEILLKNWDGDVPIVPLVRDILSREKELIGDKKDALMSCIGYEELIA from the coding sequence TTGGATAGATTCGACAAGATACTCGAGAAGGACATAGAGGGGTATGAGGGAAAGCACAGTGATCTCGTGAGATACGCCCCTGCGTTTTACAGGCTCATGAGCCGAATGCTCGGTGATCCAGAGCTGCCCAGGCGCATGTGGAAGCTGGTCATAGCGGCGATAGCGTATTTCATACTGCCATCAGATATAATCCCTGAAGAATCGCACGGAGCAGAGGGTTATGTGGATGACATATTCCTGTGCGCCATGGTCGCTGATCAGGTTCGCACCGCGACAGGATCCGATGAGATACTCCTGAAGAACTGGGACGGCGATGTGCCGATAGTCCCGCTTGTTCGCGATATCCTGAGCAGGGAGAAGGAGCTGATAGGCGATAAGAAAGATGCTCTCATGAGCTGCATCGGCTATGAGGAACTCATCGCCTAG